The DNA sequence AAACACACCATTGGACTAGATCCTGCTTAGTCCTCCCGTTAAAGTCAAAGGAATCCTCGTGTCTTTCATCGACAACTCCCTTGCTCACCAGCAAACCAAGAAAGCTTTCCAATTTGGCCAGATTCCCCTTGCATTTTTCTCGGTTTAATACTATCATATAGACGCGGGGAGGCAATTGTCCCGCGGGATAAGTTGTGACCCGCATCATTCTAAGTAGAAAGGAGGCAAGCATGATGCTGCTGTTTGGTCGTAAGAACAAGGTTCTTTCGTTCGAAGAGGAAAGGTCCAAGTACCCTATTCTCTACCGCAGGGAACTTGGCGTGCATCCGGTCGAAGTTGACAGGATCGTAGGGACGGTTGGTCGTACCGCGGATATGAAGGCAGACTTCCAATTCAGAGGTATCTTCAGTAGGGAGCGGTCTCGGAGGGTCTCGCGGTTGATGGAGCGAGGCGAGCTCAACGAGGCGATCAGCGTATATGAGTTGGATGGCAAGTATTTCGTCCTCGATGGACACCATCGCGTGGGCGCGGCGAAGAAACTGGGCCAAGAATATCTGGACGCCGATATTATCCAGCTGATTCCCGCCCGATCCCACAGTCAAGTTCAGGCCGGAAAACCGGCCTGAACTCACCCCTCCGCTATTCTTCTTTAATTTTTCTTAGAAACCCATAACAAGACAACATACAGAATCAGTCAAACTGACCCATGGGTTAGTCTAAATACGGCGATGCGCGTTTTGGTGATATCACTGTATACCAAGACTGTTCTTCCTCCGAAGCCATATATTCCCTCAACCTCTTATCCTCACTTGACTTCCACGAAAACCATTCGTAAAATAATAGGCCTCACCGACCTGGCCCCCTATGATCATGTTTTGGAAATCGGACCCGGAAAGGGCCATCTGACCGCTGTGCTACTTGAACACTGCACACGGGTCACCGCGATTGAATTGGATCAGAGGCTTTATATAAAACTGAAGAAGTTCACCAACGCCCCAAATCTGCATCTGTCCGTGGCGACTTCCTCCAATGGAAGCTGCCAGAGACAAAGCCCTACAAGGTAGTGACGAATATTCCATTCTCCATAACCACTCCAATAGTGCGCAAACTCACCGAAGCCAAGAACCCACCTTGGGATGCTTGGCTTACGACAGAAAAGGAAGAGCCAGGCGCTTCCTTGGTCAACCCACCGAGTCACTGCGCTCATTGATGTTAAAGCCATTCTATGAACTCACTATTCGCCACTACTTCCGTCGCGAGGATTTCCACCCCGCACCCAATGTAGATGTAGTGTTGCTTCATCTTAAACGAAGGAACCGGCCGGATCTATCCGGCAGCCAAAGGACAGCCTATAAGAAGTTCATCATTGAGGGATTTGCAAAGTGGAAAGACATTTCTACAGCAAGCATTCTTACGCGCACAACTCCAAAAGGCCATGGCAGCGGCGGGGGTATCCCCCCTGAAGAAGTCCGCTATATCCAATGTCTCTGCTTGTTTAAGTGCTACGGTCAGCATGTACTAAGGCAGCCTATTCGTCCATGATAAGCCCGCTTCCATCAGAAGACTTGTCCGGTCCTTTACCGGGCACTAGGAAAACGCGAAGCATTCCTAGCACAAACGAATGAGGCGGGATGCTTCGCGTTATATCCTGATAACCTCAGCACAACGTTAAGTCTTCGTTGGCAAGCTTCTCTTCCCAGATGGTCCTGAGGATGGCCAGCTCTTCACTGTAATCGGTTTTGGACTCGTCCTTGTCATAGGGTAGGGTCTCCAACACTTCTATGGTAAAGCCAGCCTCGCCCTCTTTTTTCCAAAGCTCCTGCAGCTTCTTGTTGGGGTGGTTGCCAAAGTTCAGCTTGAACACAGTGCTGTTGATGGTACTCTTCAAATTCTGGGTGGCCTCCAAATACCCAACAGATTCCCGCCGAGACCGGATCAAGAAGATACCCATCTCCGGCTTCATCTGACGGTATTGTTCTTTTAGCTCTTTACGACGATCGGTCAATGATCGACACCTCTATCCTTTCACGGTGGCCAAGGATTCCAGTTTCTTGAGGGGTACGATCAAGTCCAACTGCAGTTTGATCACCTCGTCAATGTCCTTGTAAGCCAAGCGGTGCTCTTCGGCCACATCCCGCAACCGCTCCTTCCCGAGGACTACACCCTGCCGTTCCAGGTCTGCCAAGACTTCCTCCTTGGTAAAGGCGCGCATCGCCTCACGGCGCCCCAGGCGCCGTCCTGCCCCATGGGAGCAGGACTGAAAGGAAAGCTCTGAACCCAGGCCCCGCACGATGTAGCTGTAGGAACCCATGGCACCGGGAATGATCCCCAACTGGTCCCTGTGGGCGGAGATGGCCCCTTTCCGATGGATCCACAGCTTTTCCCCCCGATACTCCTCCAGGGAGGCATAGTTGTGATGAGCATTGATCTGATTGCGGTACTTGGGAGAGACCTTCCAGTGTTTCTCCAGCTGGTCCGCAACGATGGCCTGGACCCGTTCCAACATCACTTTCCTGTTCTCGCGGGCGAAATCCAAGGCGAGATTCATCCAACGTAAATACCCTTTTCCTTCGGGACTTTCCACGGAGAAATAGGCCAGATCCTTGTCCCGTAAGGGTTGTCCCTGGGCCTTGGCCCGCCTTGCGTAGTAATTGCAGATTTTGTACCCGAAGTTCCGGGAACCGCTATGCACCATGATGGTCAACTCATTGGTTTCCACATTCCTTTGGAGCTCAATGAAATGGTTACCGGAACCTAAGGTCCCCACCTGGTAGTATCCCCGGTC is a window from the Bacillota bacterium genome containing:
- a CDS encoding ParB N-terminal domain-containing protein; translated protein: MLLFGRKNKVLSFEEERSKYPILYRRELGVHPVEVDRIVGTVGRTADMKADFQFRGIFSRERSRRVSRLMERGELNEAISVYELDGKYFVLDGHHRVGAAKKLGQEYLDADIIQLIPARSHSQVQAGKPA
- a CDS encoding GIY-YIG nuclease family protein; the protein is MTDRRKELKEQYRQMKPEMGIFLIRSRRESVGYLEATQNLKSTINSTVFKLNFGNHPNKKLQELWKKEGEAGFTIEVLETLPYDKDESKTDYSEELAILRTIWEEKLANEDLTLC
- a CDS encoding RtcB family protein, whose amino-acid sequence is MFVLPKAKDQALDIYVWLENEDQLEDTCRQQAVNLANLPCAVSHVALLPDTHTGYGMPIGGVVACRGAIIPNAVGVDIGCGVAYVETGVMWERQDRSLLEDIVQDILRAVPTGFSHHKRPQKCEALDKYRPTADDPKELLAEIDRGYYQVGTLGSGNHFIELQRNVETNELTIMVHSGSRNFGYKICNYYARRAKAQGQPLRDKDLAYFSVESPEGKGYLRWMNLALDFARENRKVMLERVQAIVADQLEKHWKVSPKYRNQINAHHNYASLEEYRGEKLWIHRKGAISAHRDQLGIIPGAMGSYSYIVRGLGSELSFQSCSHGAGRRLGRREAMRAFTKEEVLADLERQGVVLGKERLRDVAEEHRLAYKDIDEVIKLQLDLIVPLKKLESLATVKG